A stretch of Arthrobacter sp. NEB 688 DNA encodes these proteins:
- a CDS encoding YbaB/EbfC family nucleoid-associated protein, which translates to MVGSSAGNGYGDVDAQIEAAHERAQRAGVWAREMEQLTGRGTALRGGVSVEVDLGGTVVGLGISDTAAGHGGQAVAHAVLEAHAQAQSDLRRRTEESTAATWGAGTATTAAVTDEVERLTPRAERDDPDPGRRPQGGAW; encoded by the coding sequence ATGGTGGGGTCATCGGCCGGGAACGGCTACGGAGACGTCGACGCCCAGATCGAGGCCGCGCACGAGCGCGCGCAGCGGGCCGGCGTCTGGGCGCGCGAGATGGAGCAGCTGACCGGCCGGGGCACGGCCCTGCGCGGCGGCGTGAGCGTCGAGGTCGACCTCGGCGGCACCGTCGTCGGGCTCGGCATCAGCGACACCGCCGCCGGGCACGGCGGGCAGGCCGTCGCCCACGCCGTGCTCGAGGCGCACGCGCAGGCCCAGAGCGACCTGCGCCGGCGCACCGAGGAGTCCACCGCGGCCACCTGGGGCGCCGGGACGGCCACGACCGCGGCGGTGACGGACGAGGTGGAGCGGCTCACCCCGCGGGCCGAGCGCGACGATCCGGACCCCGGCCGCCGGCCGCAGGGAGGTGCCTGGTGA
- the gatC gene encoding Asp-tRNA(Asn)/Glu-tRNA(Gln) amidotransferase subunit GatC, with amino-acid sequence MADLTRDDVAHLAGLARIDLSDAELDRMVGELGVILESVATVQQAPIADVEPMSHPLPLVNVTRPDVVRPSLTPQEALSGAPESEQQRFSVPRILDEE; translated from the coding sequence ATGGCCGACCTGACCCGCGACGACGTCGCCCACCTCGCCGGGCTCGCCCGCATCGACCTCTCGGACGCCGAGCTCGACCGGATGGTCGGGGAGCTCGGCGTCATCCTCGAGTCCGTCGCGACGGTGCAGCAGGCCCCGATCGCCGACGTCGAGCCGATGAGCCACCCGCTGCCGCTCGTCAACGTCACCCGGCCGGACGTCGTCCGGCCGTCGCTGACGCCGCAGGAGGCGCTCTCGGGCGCCCCCGAGAGCGAGCAGCAGCGCTTCAGCGTGCCCCGCATCCTGGACGAGGAGTGA
- a CDS encoding trimeric intracellular cation channel family protein: MLTDTASLQTVLDVVGVLVFALSGAIVAVRRGLDLFGILVLGWVAGLGGGIIRDLFLGITPPVAVSDWRLLAAAVTAGLGVFLLHGTWEQASAARPHARWRVSYAVRMLDAAGLAVFAVSGALVALDRSAGPFAAILIGGITAVGGGVLRDVLARQVPEVLQRELYAVPALVGAALVVLLHHVGALSPLTAWLCVGLVFAIRVVAVALDLNAPRALRSTPVD; encoded by the coding sequence GTGCTCACCGACACGGCGTCGCTCCAGACGGTCCTCGACGTCGTCGGGGTCCTCGTCTTCGCGCTGTCCGGGGCCATCGTCGCCGTGCGCCGGGGGCTGGACCTCTTCGGCATCCTCGTGCTCGGCTGGGTCGCCGGCCTCGGCGGCGGGATCATCCGCGACCTCTTCCTCGGGATCACCCCACCGGTGGCGGTGAGCGACTGGCGGCTCCTCGCGGCGGCGGTGACGGCCGGGCTCGGGGTGTTCCTCCTGCACGGCACCTGGGAGCAGGCCTCCGCCGCGCGCCCGCACGCGCGCTGGCGGGTCTCGTACGCCGTCCGGATGCTCGACGCCGCCGGTCTGGCCGTCTTCGCGGTGAGCGGCGCCCTCGTCGCGCTCGACCGCTCGGCCGGGCCCTTCGCGGCCATCCTCATCGGCGGGATCACCGCCGTCGGGGGCGGCGTGCTGCGGGACGTCCTCGCCCGCCAGGTGCCCGAGGTGCTCCAGCGCGAGCTCTACGCGGTGCCGGCCCTCGTCGGGGCCGCGCTCGTCGTGCTGCTGCACCACGTCGGGGCGCTCTCGCCCCTCACCGCGTGGCTCTGCGTCGGACTGGTCTTCGCCATCCGCGTCGTGGCGGTCGCGCTCGACCTCAACGCGCCACGGGCGCTGCGCAGCACCCCGGTCGACTGA